Part of the Syngnathus typhle isolate RoL2023-S1 ecotype Sweden linkage group LG17, RoL_Styp_1.0, whole genome shotgun sequence genome is shown below.
CTACCTCACCAGGGAGGCTAAGCTCATGCTGGCTGTGCAGGACGAGATCACCACCGGCAGCGAAAGTGAGACTGGCTGACCTTgtcccccgaaaaaaaaaaaaaaaaacagtcagtgTGACACTTATGGTCTTTTTGTTTTAGTGTGTCCACAGTCACCGTTCAGACAAATTCTGCCCAAGTGTAAGCTGGCCAAGGACCTGAAGGAAGCGTATGACAGGTCTGTTTGTGGCCGAGCTGTCATTTAGTGCTTCGGTTATTTTCACCACCTGTGTTTTATTTCAGTCTGTGTACGACCGGTGTGGTGCGGCTGCACATCAACAATTGGCTGGAGGTGAGCTTCTGCCTCCCGCACAAGATCCACCGCATCGGAGGCAACTACATCCCGCCTGAGGTGTTAGAGCGCAGCCTGAAGGCCATCAGGTGCGTGCGTGTTGAACGTTAAGAAGACATGATACCATCTGAACAGTTCTTGTCACCAACATGATTACGGTTCATTCACGATACTGATTGGAAAATTGAAAACACAACAAAGATGTGATGTATGAAGAGCAGAAATAATATTATATAAAAAATCCCCCTTTAAGATTATGAAccctttatatattatttttttctaatgttCCATTTCATGCTTGTGAGTGGCCTCTTTGGGTTATGTATGTGCACTACACTGATAAAAAGTGGAGTCATCTGAGGACAAGATGTTTTGACTGCCCtctactgccccctgctggtagTCTTCAATcatgccccttttttttttgtttgttttttaattacattgacTGTTTGCCCAGCCCAAGAATGTGGATTTTCCCAGACTGAAGGTCTTAATTATCGCATGGTGTTGTGTCATCCAGGCCCTATCACGCACTGCTGTTGCTGGAAAGCGAGAAGGAGCTCTTGGCCCAACTTCCAGTCGACTGCTCGCCTGCCATGATGCGCCTCATCAAGACGTGCTCCGCGGTGAAGAACCTGCAGCAGCTGGCTCAGGACACTGACCTGGCTCTGCTTCAGGTGAGGCTGCAGTTTGCGCACCTTCATGCTGTAGAGTTACAATCCTAGCATGTTGCATTGCTGTCAGATCTTCCAGATTGCAGCCCACCTGGTTTATTGGGGCAAGGCCATCATCATCTACCCTCTGTGTGAGAACAACGTCTACATGCTGTCCCCTCACGCCAACATCTACCTGTGAGTGCCTCCTGTCTACCATCCAGTGTCAGAGGGCTCCAATAAAGTGTGACCGCCCTCACTCAATCTCTCTTCACTCTCTGGACAGATTCTCGCCTCAGGCCGAACAGTTTGCGCAGCAGTTTCCCGGTCACGACCTTCCTTCCATGTTGGCCAAGTTTTCCCTGCCTGTCTCTCTGGCCGAGTTCAGGAACCCCCTGGAAGCTCCCGCGCAAGAGGTGTGACCGCATaacagatattttacattttaaacatCTTACTCTGTAATGAGGAAACACCTTACATGTCAATTTTAAAGCGTTGAGTTGGAATCAATGGCGCCCTCTGACGGTGGGTATTAAGCATTGCTTATCACTTCACCTTATTTAATAGTGGcaaaattagaaaaataatttaataacacttgaaaaaataaagacaaaaccCATTGAAATATTAGCaaaaaaacgtgtgtgtgtcCTGAGCAGGCTCTGCTGATCCGGATGGTGGTGTGGATGCTGCAACGCCGCCTGCTCATCCAGCTGCACACGTTTGTCTGCCTCATGGTGCCGCCCGCCGAAGACGAGCTTACTTACAGGGACGACGACTTGCCACCGGCCGCGCGGATCGGCGGCGGCCGAAGTCTCGGCACCCCGAGCGCCCTCAGCTTTGGATCCCCAAGTATGACCGCTCTCTCCGTTCGTGGGTGTGATGTCACAAATAAATGTGGCCCACATGTCGCACGCAGCTAGCAGCGACGACATGACCCTGACCAGCCCCAGCATGGACAACTCCAGTGCCGAGTTGGCCCCTGGCGGCGACGACTCTCCCCTCAACAAAAGGATCTTGCTGACCGAGACCCTGCTGGCCAGCCTGTCTGACCACGACAGACAGTACATCCTCAACATCCCCGCTGCGCAGAACCAGGAGGATCTCCGCATGTTTGCCAGGTAAATTATCATTGAAAAtacatgcctttttttttttaaacatttgtctTAATGGGCCGCAAACATCTTTGTTCTCTTAAAACCCCGGCAGGCTGCTGCACTACTTCCGAGGCCACCACCACTTGGAGGAGATCATGTACAATGAGAACATGCGACGCTCTCAGCTCAAGACGCTCTTGGACAAGTTCCGTAGCGTGCTGGTGGTGACTAATCACGAAGATCCCATCATTTCCATTTTCCAGTGTCCCGCAGAGTAGAGAAGCGGTTGGAGTCGTTCAAGTCGTAGCAGCAGCGCCGGTCGGACGCCGTCAGTCGCGCCACGCGGCTGGGAACTGGCATTTAAAGACAGAAAGAAGGTTGATTTACGAAAAGGGGACCGTTTATTTTTGATGAGCCACTTTTGAGTAATGAATAATTTTTTACATGGTGGTAGAGAGGCCTCAAGATAAAGCGGAATGATGGTGACATGTGTTTGGACTGCGGAGGGGGCACACGCTGAGTAATGAGCTTTGCAGACGTTCACCTTCGGGATCCCGGAGGTGGGAAGACGACTGAGGACTTCAGACGGGCTGTTTTTGCGCTTTGAAGGGGAGGCGAGGGCGTTCCAAACATCTGTGGATTCAATGAAAACCCAAGCATCCCTCCtccccatgaaaaaaaaaaaaaaaaaaaaaagacgaccaGAGCTCAAGGGTTGATTTAAATCTTGTTTTTGGTGTGTACAACAGCAAAAAGTCACTTAGAAAAAATGTAGTTGTAACCCCAGATTTCACTTTCAATCTATTTGACTTTTGAGAGGTGATAATTGTCCAAAATGTCTTATATTAAGATGGATTAAAGTTTTGGAACACAATTTGGAAACACAAGATCTGTGGGCCACGTGTAAACGATTCCTTCGGACTTATTTACATTCTAACGGACGTCGTACTGAATTTCTCCTTCCATTACTTTAAAGCTCAGCCGGATGAAGATGCAGAGCTGCTTTCAAGCGAAGGTCGGTGTCACGATCATGCAGAAACTTCCGCATCGCCACAAGGGCGACCCTTCTGCCATCGTGGAAGGTAAGCAGTGCTTCACTGAGTTCTATGAGCTTGTGACAGTGAGTTGAATGGATTCAATTTGCGTCTCAATACTTTTGCCCATTTATGTATGGTTACAGGGTTTGAAGGTCAGACACATTCTCTCGTCTTTCAGCCACTTTGTCCACCACGCTAACACAAGCGTTCCCCTTGAGGTAAAACCGCAGAGGCTTCTTGGCCCACTCCCCGTGGGACTCGATGCCGATACGCGGTGACTCCACCATGACCTTGTGGTGGGCGTCTCCTGCAGCGGGATCTGCGTCCTCCAGCCACACCTCGGGGTCGGACGCCAGATCCCGGCGGTCGAATGAGCGCGGGACGTCCAGTGCCTGGCACAGCTTGGAGGGGCCGTTGCACAGCTCCTTGTCCTTGAGAGGCCGAGCTCCGTCTTTGCGCCTGGCGGCCCTCAGCTGCCTCATGACAGCGTGGCCCTGCAGTGGCTCCAGCGAGCGCAGCAGCACAGCGGCGCCGTCACCTGTGTGACATGAGGTCGTATGTTACGCAATTTGATGGCATTGAAGCATCTTCATTCCgaaaatattttttgctgtGGCCCCCGTAGAAAATGACACTTTTAATTGCTCATAGATTTTCTGTGCCAAGCCCCCTAGAATTTCAGAAGATCACTGCACATAAATTTAAGCTTGCGATGACCTTGACTGGACACGTTCATGCAGAGGTAGATGCCGTAGATGGGGTACACATAAATGGTGCCGGGCTTCATGAACATGGCCGTGTTTCTCTCTGTGCGCTTGCCCCCCGCAGAGTGCGACGCCTTGTCCTCGCCCCCCAGGTACGCCTCTGTCTCCACCACGCGGCCTCTCAATTCCGTACCGTCCTCGCGCCGGCGCACCAGAACCTGCAGCACACACGAAAGTATGTAACATAAtctattttaataaataatatttagtCCACAACTGACGGTtagatgttttatttaaaaaatggctCATGTTTTGTAAACAATTGGGTTTCGATTTTGCTCAAACTATTTTTTCCAGCCACCCATGTGACATCGATTACCTTGCCGAGGAAAGCTTTAGCCAAAGCGACGCAAGGTTGTGTGAAAAAATCTTCTCCCAGTCTCCTTCGCAGGTCAGTAGTTCGATCATTACTGAAATAAACACTGTGCACCGTCTCATTTAGTTTTTGCTGTTTACGCTCAGCAACTAGTTCGCTTTCATGATTTGCTTTTCTATCGCCTTTGCGTGATGGCAGTTTTCTCTTACGTTCTGCCATTACGTATTACA
Proteins encoded:
- the nprl3 gene encoding GATOR complex protein NPRL3 isoform X2, which produces MMLNPSGGGGSSDDQQKLAAVWPKISLYRGPRCGHKTNPISVILVSSGSRGNKLLFRYPFQRSAECASSHTAKQRNRYALNTTREAEDQDGDSRFSDSILATILATKSDMCGKKFELKIDNVRFVGHPTLLQHPPIIQVPKTDPSPKREMPTMILFNVVFALRANADPSVISCMQNLSRRIAIALQHEERRCHYLTREAKLMLAVQDEITTGSEMCPQSPFRQILPKCKLAKDLKEAYDSLCTTGVVRLHINNWLEVSFCLPHKIHRIGGNYIPPEVLERSLKAIRPYHALLLLESEKELLAQLPVDCSPAMMRLIKTCSAVKNLQQLAQDTDLALLQIFQIAAHLVYWGKAIIIYPLCENNVYMLSPHANIYLFSPQAEQFAQQFPGHDLPSMLAKFSLPVSLAEFRNPLEAPAQEALLIRMVVWMLQRRLLIQLHTFVCLMVPPAEDELTYRDDDLPPAARIGGGRSLGTPSALSFGSPTSSDDMTLTSPSMDNSSAELAPGGDDSPLNKRILLTETLLASLSDHDRQYILNIPAAQNQEDLRMFARLLHYFRGHHHLEEIMYNENMRRSQLKTLLDKFRSVLVVTNHEDPIISIFQCPAE
- the nprl3 gene encoding GATOR complex protein NPRL3 isoform X1; this encodes MMLNPSGGGGSSDDQQKLAAVWPKISLYRGPRCGHKTNPISVILVSSGSRGNKLLFRYPFQRSAECASSHTAKQRNRYALNTTREAEDQDGDSSEPSSLSDEQLVAGFSDSILATILATKSDMCGKKFELKIDNVRFVGHPTLLQHPPIIQVPKTDPSPKREMPTMILFNVVFALRANADPSVISCMQNLSRRIAIALQHEERRCHYLTREAKLMLAVQDEITTGSEMCPQSPFRQILPKCKLAKDLKEAYDSLCTTGVVRLHINNWLEVSFCLPHKIHRIGGNYIPPEVLERSLKAIRPYHALLLLESEKELLAQLPVDCSPAMMRLIKTCSAVKNLQQLAQDTDLALLQIFQIAAHLVYWGKAIIIYPLCENNVYMLSPHANIYLFSPQAEQFAQQFPGHDLPSMLAKFSLPVSLAEFRNPLEAPAQEALLIRMVVWMLQRRLLIQLHTFVCLMVPPAEDELTYRDDDLPPAARIGGGRSLGTPSALSFGSPTSSDDMTLTSPSMDNSSAELAPGGDDSPLNKRILLTETLLASLSDHDRQYILNIPAAQNQEDLRMFARLLHYFRGHHHLEEIMYNENMRRSQLKTLLDKFRSVLVVTNHEDPIISIFQCPAE
- the nprl3 gene encoding GATOR complex protein NPRL3 isoform X3, with the protein product MWTQDQPHQRHPAKQRNRYALNTTREAEDQDGDSSEPSSLSDEQLVAGFSDSILATILATKSDMCGKKFELKIDNVRFVGHPTLLQHPPIIQVPKTDPSPKREMPTMILFNVVFALRANADPSVISCMQNLSRRIAIALQHEERRCHYLTREAKLMLAVQDEITTGSEMCPQSPFRQILPKCKLAKDLKEAYDSLCTTGVVRLHINNWLEVSFCLPHKIHRIGGNYIPPEVLERSLKAIRPYHALLLLESEKELLAQLPVDCSPAMMRLIKTCSAVKNLQQLAQDTDLALLQIFQIAAHLVYWGKAIIIYPLCENNVYMLSPHANIYLFSPQAEQFAQQFPGHDLPSMLAKFSLPVSLAEFRNPLEAPAQEALLIRMVVWMLQRRLLIQLHTFVCLMVPPAEDELTYRDDDLPPAARIGGGRSLGTPSALSFGSPTSSDDMTLTSPSMDNSSAELAPGGDDSPLNKRILLTETLLASLSDHDRQYILNIPAAQNQEDLRMFARLLHYFRGHHHLEEIMYNENMRRSQLKTLLDKFRSVLVVTNHEDPIISIFQCPAE
- the nprl3 gene encoding GATOR complex protein NPRL3 isoform X4, coding for MWTQDQPHQRHPAKQRNRYALNTTREAEDQDGDSRFSDSILATILATKSDMCGKKFELKIDNVRFVGHPTLLQHPPIIQVPKTDPSPKREMPTMILFNVVFALRANADPSVISCMQNLSRRIAIALQHEERRCHYLTREAKLMLAVQDEITTGSEMCPQSPFRQILPKCKLAKDLKEAYDSLCTTGVVRLHINNWLEVSFCLPHKIHRIGGNYIPPEVLERSLKAIRPYHALLLLESEKELLAQLPVDCSPAMMRLIKTCSAVKNLQQLAQDTDLALLQIFQIAAHLVYWGKAIIIYPLCENNVYMLSPHANIYLFSPQAEQFAQQFPGHDLPSMLAKFSLPVSLAEFRNPLEAPAQEALLIRMVVWMLQRRLLIQLHTFVCLMVPPAEDELTYRDDDLPPAARIGGGRSLGTPSALSFGSPTSSDDMTLTSPSMDNSSAELAPGGDDSPLNKRILLTETLLASLSDHDRQYILNIPAAQNQEDLRMFARLLHYFRGHHHLEEIMYNENMRRSQLKTLLDKFRSVLVVTNHEDPIISIFQCPAE
- the nprl3 gene encoding GATOR complex protein NPRL3 isoform X5, coding for MQNLSRRIAIALQHEERRCHYLTREAKLMLAVQDEITTGSEMCPQSPFRQILPKCKLAKDLKEAYDSLCTTGVVRLHINNWLEVSFCLPHKIHRIGGNYIPPEVLERSLKAIRPYHALLLLESEKELLAQLPVDCSPAMMRLIKTCSAVKNLQQLAQDTDLALLQIFQIAAHLVYWGKAIIIYPLCENNVYMLSPHANIYLFSPQAEQFAQQFPGHDLPSMLAKFSLPVSLAEFRNPLEAPAQEALLIRMVVWMLQRRLLIQLHTFVCLMVPPAEDELTYRDDDLPPAARIGGGRSLGTPSALSFGSPTSSDDMTLTSPSMDNSSAELAPGGDDSPLNKRILLTETLLASLSDHDRQYILNIPAAQNQEDLRMFARLLHYFRGHHHLEEIMYNENMRRSQLKTLLDKFRSVLVVTNHEDPIISIFQCPAE
- the mpg gene encoding DNA-3-methyladenine glycosylase, with amino-acid sequence MAERKRKLPSRKGDRKANHESELVAERKQQKLNETVHSVYFSNDRTTDLRRRLGEDFFTQPCVALAKAFLGKVLVRRREDGTELRGRVVETEAYLGGEDKASHSAGGKRTERNTAMFMKPGTIYVYPIYGIYLCMNVSSQGDGAAVLLRSLEPLQGHAVMRQLRAARRKDGARPLKDKELCNGPSKLCQALDVPRSFDRRDLASDPEVWLEDADPAAGDAHHKVMVESPRIGIESHGEWAKKPLRFYLKGNACVSVVDKVAERRENVSDLQTL